Proteins co-encoded in one Pseudoliparis swirei isolate HS2019 ecotype Mariana Trench chromosome 7, NWPU_hadal_v1, whole genome shotgun sequence genomic window:
- the LOC130196420 gene encoding transducin-like enhancer protein 1 isoform X1, producing MFPQGRHPAPGQPFKFTIPESLDRIKEEFQFLQAQYHSLKMECEKLASEKTEMQRHYVMYYEMSYGLNIEMHKQTEIAKRLNTICAQVIPFLSQEHQQQVVQAVERAKQVTMAELNAVIGVRGLPGLPPTQQHLSGAPVPLTPHPAGLHPSQLGGSAGLLALSGGLGALPPHMLGKDVGDKKPHMSGPDAHSSGPEHLREREPGTSHSLLPESLRNSDKRRNGPEFSNDTKKRKVDDKDSSHYDSDGEKSDDNLVVDVSNEDPASPRGTPLPSPRENGLDKARLLKKDPCSPASTASSASSSSLKSKEMTMRDKAGTPGLKSSTPTPRGDSTPGPSSTPGIRPSLSKPPSMEIPHPPTAGLRTPLAVPGPYPGAFGMLPHAPGMNGDLASAAGAAAYAAGLHNMSPQMSVAAAAAVAAYGRSPMVGFDPHSHMRVPGMTGIPGGKPAYSFHVAADGQMQPVPFPPDALVGPGIPRHARQINTLNHGEVVCAVTISNPTRHVYTGGKGCVKVWDISHPGNKSPVSQLDCLNRDNYIRSCCLLPDGRTLIVGGEASTLSIWDLATPTPRIKAELTSSAPACYALAISPDSKVCFSCCSDGNIAVWDLHNQTLVRQFQGHTDGASCIDISNDGTKLWTGGLDNTVRSWDLREGRQLQQHDFTSQIFSLGYCPTGEWLAVGMESSNVEVLHVTKPDKYQLHLHESCVLSLQFASCGKWFVSTGKDNLLNAWRTPYGASIFQSKESSSVLSCDISVDDKYIVTGSGDKKATVYEVIY from the exons ATGTTTCCCCAGGGGCGACACCCG GCTCCAGGCCAGCCCTTCAAGTTCACCATCCCAGAATCACTGGACCGCATCAAGGAGGAGTTCCAGTTTCTTCAGGCACAGTACCACAG CCTCAAGATGGAGTGTGAGAAGCTGGCCAGCGAAAAGACAGAAATGCAGAGACACTACGTCATG TACTACGAGATGTCTTATGGCCTCAACATCGAAATGCACAAACAG ACTGAGATTGCCAAGAGACTAAACACCATCTGTGCACAAGtcattcctttcctctcacagGAG cATCAACAGCAAGTGGTCCAAGCCGTGGAGCGAGCCAAACAGGTGACCATGGCAGAGCTAAATGCTGTTATTGGAGTACGTGGACTACCAGGCCTTCCGCCCACA CAGCAGCACCTTAGTGGTGCCCCTGTGCCCCTcactcctcaccctgctggcctccATCCCTCTCAGCTCGGTGGTTCGGCTGGTCTCCTGGCTCTATCAGGAGGACTTGGTGCTCTCCCTCCCCACATGTTGGGAAAAGATGTCGGCGATAAAAAGCCCCACATGTCCGGGCCAGACGCACACTCATCAGGACCCGAGCACCTGAGAG AACGAGAGCCTGGCACA AGTCACTCATTGCTGCCAGAAAGTCTTAGGAATTCAGATAAGAGACGCAACGGACCAGAGTTTTCAAACGACACCAAGAAACGCAAGGTTGACGACAAGGACTCGAGCCACTAT GACAGCGACGGGGAGAAGAGTGATGATAATTTAGTGGTGGATGTTTCAAATGAG GATCCAGCCTCACCCCGGGGCACGCCTCTCCCCTCGCCTCGAGAAAATGGCCTGGATAAAGCACGTCTTCTCAAGAAAGACCCTTGTAGTCCAGCCTCTACTGCATCATCtgccagctcctcctccctgaAGTCCAAAGAGATGACGATG AGAGACAAGGCAGGAACACCTGGGCTCAAGTCGAGCACACCCACCCCGAGAGGTGACTCCACCCCTGGTCCAAGCTCCACTCCTGGAATCCGTCCCAGTCTATCAAAACCCCCATCCATGGAAATACCACATCCACCCA CTGCAGGTTTGCGGACCCCCCTGGCTGTACCCGGCCCATACCCGGGTGCATTTGGTATGTTGCCCCATGCACCAGGGATGAATGGGGATCTGGCCAGTGCAGCCGGAGCTGCGGCCTACGCTGCTGGATTGCACAACATGTCACCCCAAATGAGTGttgctgctgcggctgctgtGGCTGCATACGGCCGCTCACCTATG GTTGGTTTTGATCCTCATTCTCACATGCGAGTTCCTGGGATGACGGGAATCCCTGGCGGCAAACC TGCTTATTCTTTTCACGTGGCGGCCGACGGACAGATGCAGCCAGTACCTTTCCCCCCGGATGCTTTGGTGGGCCCAGGGATTCCTCGCCACGCCCGCCAGATCAACACACTGAACCATGGGGAGGTGGTGTGCGCCGTTACCATCAGTAACCCGACCCGACACGTCTACACAGGAGGGAAGGGTTGCGTCAAGGTCTGGGACATCAGTCACCCGGGAAACAAGAGCCCCGTGTCGCAGCTGGACTGTCTG AACCGAGACAACTACATCCGCTCCTGTTGTCTACTCCCCGATGGCCGGACACTGATtgtgggaggtgaggcgagCACGTTGTCAATCTGGGATTTGGCCACGCCCACTCCCAGGATTAAGGCAGAGTTAACATCATCAGCACCGGCGTGTTACGCTCTGGCCATTAGCCCGGACTCCAAGGTCTGCTTCTCTTGCTGCAGCGATGGGAACATCGCGGTCTGGGATCTTCACAATCAGACGCTAGTTAG GCAGTTCCAGGGCCACACAGATGGAGCCAGCTGTATTGACATCTCCAACGATGGCACCAAGCTGTGGACCGGAGGCCTCGATAACACCGTGCGCTCCTGGGATCTGAGAGAGGGACGCCAGCTGCAGCAGCATGACTTCACATCACAG ATCTTCTCTCTCGGCTATTGTCCGACAGGAGAGTGGCTCGCTGTTGGAATGGAGAGCAGCAACGTCGAGGTCCTTCACGTCACCAAGCCAGACAAGTACCAGCTTCACCTACACGAGAGCTGTGTCCTGTCCCTGCAGTTTGCCTCCTGTG GTAAATGGTTTGTGAGCACAGGAAAGGATAACTTACTGAATGCATGGAGAACACCCTATGGAGCCAGTATATTCCAG TCTAAAGAATCCTCTTCGGTGTTAAGTTGTGACATATCAGTGGACGACAAATACATCGTCACTGGTTCAGGAGACAAGAAGGCCACTGTTTACGAGGTCATCTACTAA
- the LOC130196420 gene encoding transducin-like enhancer protein 1 isoform X4 has product MFPQGRHPAPGQPFKFTIPESLDRIKEEFQFLQAQYHSLKMECEKLASEKTEMQRHYVMYYEMSYGLNIEMHKQTEIAKRLNTICAQVIPFLSQEHQQQVVQAVERAKQVTMAELNAVIGQHLSGAPVPLTPHPAGLHPSQLGGSAGLLALSGGLGALPPHMLGKDVGDKKPHMSGPDAHSSGPEHLREREPGTSHSLLPESLRNSDKRRNGPEFSNDTKKRKVDDKDSSHYDSDGEKSDDNLVVDVSNEDPASPRGTPLPSPRENGLDKARLLKKDPCSPASTASSASSSSLKSKEMTMRDKAGTPGLKSSTPTPRGDSTPGPSSTPGIRPSLSKPPSMEIPHPPTAGLRTPLAVPGPYPGAFGMLPHAPGMNGDLASAAGAAAYAAGLHNMSPQMSVAAAAAVAAYGRSPMVGFDPHSHMRVPGMTGIPGGKPAYSFHVAADGQMQPVPFPPDALVGPGIPRHARQINTLNHGEVVCAVTISNPTRHVYTGGKGCVKVWDISHPGNKSPVSQLDCLNRDNYIRSCCLLPDGRTLIVGGEASTLSIWDLATPTPRIKAELTSSAPACYALAISPDSKVCFSCCSDGNIAVWDLHNQTLVRQFQGHTDGASCIDISNDGTKLWTGGLDNTVRSWDLREGRQLQQHDFTSQIFSLGYCPTGEWLAVGMESSNVEVLHVTKPDKYQLHLHESCVLSLQFASCGKWFVSTGKDNLLNAWRTPYGASIFQSKESSSVLSCDISVDDKYIVTGSGDKKATVYEVIY; this is encoded by the exons ATGTTTCCCCAGGGGCGACACCCG GCTCCAGGCCAGCCCTTCAAGTTCACCATCCCAGAATCACTGGACCGCATCAAGGAGGAGTTCCAGTTTCTTCAGGCACAGTACCACAG CCTCAAGATGGAGTGTGAGAAGCTGGCCAGCGAAAAGACAGAAATGCAGAGACACTACGTCATG TACTACGAGATGTCTTATGGCCTCAACATCGAAATGCACAAACAG ACTGAGATTGCCAAGAGACTAAACACCATCTGTGCACAAGtcattcctttcctctcacagGAG cATCAACAGCAAGTGGTCCAAGCCGTGGAGCGAGCCAAACAGGTGACCATGGCAGAGCTAAATGCTGTTATTGGA CAGCACCTTAGTGGTGCCCCTGTGCCCCTcactcctcaccctgctggcctccATCCCTCTCAGCTCGGTGGTTCGGCTGGTCTCCTGGCTCTATCAGGAGGACTTGGTGCTCTCCCTCCCCACATGTTGGGAAAAGATGTCGGCGATAAAAAGCCCCACATGTCCGGGCCAGACGCACACTCATCAGGACCCGAGCACCTGAGAG AACGAGAGCCTGGCACA AGTCACTCATTGCTGCCAGAAAGTCTTAGGAATTCAGATAAGAGACGCAACGGACCAGAGTTTTCAAACGACACCAAGAAACGCAAGGTTGACGACAAGGACTCGAGCCACTAT GACAGCGACGGGGAGAAGAGTGATGATAATTTAGTGGTGGATGTTTCAAATGAG GATCCAGCCTCACCCCGGGGCACGCCTCTCCCCTCGCCTCGAGAAAATGGCCTGGATAAAGCACGTCTTCTCAAGAAAGACCCTTGTAGTCCAGCCTCTACTGCATCATCtgccagctcctcctccctgaAGTCCAAAGAGATGACGATG AGAGACAAGGCAGGAACACCTGGGCTCAAGTCGAGCACACCCACCCCGAGAGGTGACTCCACCCCTGGTCCAAGCTCCACTCCTGGAATCCGTCCCAGTCTATCAAAACCCCCATCCATGGAAATACCACATCCACCCA CTGCAGGTTTGCGGACCCCCCTGGCTGTACCCGGCCCATACCCGGGTGCATTTGGTATGTTGCCCCATGCACCAGGGATGAATGGGGATCTGGCCAGTGCAGCCGGAGCTGCGGCCTACGCTGCTGGATTGCACAACATGTCACCCCAAATGAGTGttgctgctgcggctgctgtGGCTGCATACGGCCGCTCACCTATG GTTGGTTTTGATCCTCATTCTCACATGCGAGTTCCTGGGATGACGGGAATCCCTGGCGGCAAACC TGCTTATTCTTTTCACGTGGCGGCCGACGGACAGATGCAGCCAGTACCTTTCCCCCCGGATGCTTTGGTGGGCCCAGGGATTCCTCGCCACGCCCGCCAGATCAACACACTGAACCATGGGGAGGTGGTGTGCGCCGTTACCATCAGTAACCCGACCCGACACGTCTACACAGGAGGGAAGGGTTGCGTCAAGGTCTGGGACATCAGTCACCCGGGAAACAAGAGCCCCGTGTCGCAGCTGGACTGTCTG AACCGAGACAACTACATCCGCTCCTGTTGTCTACTCCCCGATGGCCGGACACTGATtgtgggaggtgaggcgagCACGTTGTCAATCTGGGATTTGGCCACGCCCACTCCCAGGATTAAGGCAGAGTTAACATCATCAGCACCGGCGTGTTACGCTCTGGCCATTAGCCCGGACTCCAAGGTCTGCTTCTCTTGCTGCAGCGATGGGAACATCGCGGTCTGGGATCTTCACAATCAGACGCTAGTTAG GCAGTTCCAGGGCCACACAGATGGAGCCAGCTGTATTGACATCTCCAACGATGGCACCAAGCTGTGGACCGGAGGCCTCGATAACACCGTGCGCTCCTGGGATCTGAGAGAGGGACGCCAGCTGCAGCAGCATGACTTCACATCACAG ATCTTCTCTCTCGGCTATTGTCCGACAGGAGAGTGGCTCGCTGTTGGAATGGAGAGCAGCAACGTCGAGGTCCTTCACGTCACCAAGCCAGACAAGTACCAGCTTCACCTACACGAGAGCTGTGTCCTGTCCCTGCAGTTTGCCTCCTGTG GTAAATGGTTTGTGAGCACAGGAAAGGATAACTTACTGAATGCATGGAGAACACCCTATGGAGCCAGTATATTCCAG TCTAAAGAATCCTCTTCGGTGTTAAGTTGTGACATATCAGTGGACGACAAATACATCGTCACTGGTTCAGGAGACAAGAAGGCCACTGTTTACGAGGTCATCTACTAA